The Dromaius novaehollandiae isolate bDroNov1 chromosome 5, bDroNov1.hap1, whole genome shotgun sequence genome window below encodes:
- the VPS18 gene encoding vacuolar protein sorting-associated protein 18 homolog isoform X1: MASILDEYEDSLYRSASVQPSRATVGIPHSGYVNARLEKETPIFNKQRIDFAPPEKINSLVVSSNQLCMSLGKDTLLRIDLGKPDEPNQVELGRKDEAKVYKMFLDHTGSHLLIALNTSECLYLNRSVQKVRALSRWKGHLIESVGWNKFLGSETNTGPILVGTAQGQIYEAEISVSEGSLFSTNPDQYFRQVYTLEEESGPAPVCCLEIERGIEGKFFIIATTRKRLFQFVGKVPEGTEQQGFGCIFAMHADHLPSFREFPASFGFSEIAFYTPKLRSNPRSFAWMMGNGVLYGTLDYSRPDSILSDERVWVYPSDIDITVNKPISIVLTQFHFLLLLPDGVKAVCTLNGQIVFQDLFLEKFGTLTRMIKDPTVQQIWIHTEKVVFRYHVQRESRDVWKMYMNMNKFDLAKEYCKDRPECLDIVLAKEAEHCFQNKRYLDSAKCYALTQNYFEEIALKFIEARQEEALMEFLIKKLSNLKPSEKTQTTLLTTWLTELYLNWLGILEGDPSKRNLYLDTREKFRTFLGSPKNKDCLFNNRASIYELLASHGDTEHMVYFAVIMQDYERVVAHHCQHDEYDEALSVLSRHRDEKLFYKFSPVLIQHIPKKVVDAWISMGSRLDARNLIPALVNYSQSASTQQINEAIRYMEFCVYQLEETQQAIHNYLLSLYALCRPDSLLSYLEQAGTNPNRIHYDLKYALRLCAEHGHHRACVHIYKVMELYEEAVDLALQVDVDLAKSCADLPEDDEELRKKLWLKIARHVVQEEKDVKKAMACLSSCALLKIEDVLPFFPDFVTIDHFKEAICNSLEDYNKHIEELKREMEEATQSAKRIREDIQEMRNKYGSVEPQEKCAACDFPLLNRPFYLFLCGHMFHYDCLLQAVFSNLPAYKQAKLEDLQKKLAATSQPSKSHHRPKDADTASLGKGQQSREQIKADIDDIVAAECVYCGELMIRSIDKPFIDPQKYEEEMQSWL, encoded by the exons ggtATGTGAATGCACGACTGGAAAAGGAAACACCAATATTTAATAAACAAAGGATTGATTTTGCTCCTCCAGAGAAAATTAACAGCCTTGTGGTCTCCTCTAACCAGCTCTGTATGAGCCTTGGCAAAGACACTCTTCTCAG GATTGATCTTGGGAAACCAGATGAACCTAATCAGGTAGAGTTGGGACGGAAAGATGAAGCCAAAGTCTACAAGATGTTTTTGGACCACACAG GCTCTCATCTCCTGATTGCTCTGAACACCAGTGAATGCCTCTACTTaaacagaagtgttcagaaagTGCGAGCGCTCTCTCGGTGGAAAGGCCACTTGATTGAAAGCGTGGGCTGGAACAAATTTCTTGGTTCAGAGACCAACACTGGGCCTATTCTGGTGGGGACAGCCCAGGGGCAAATCTATGAGGCTGAGATCTCTGTCAGCGAGGGGAGCCTCTTCAGCACTAACCCTGACCAGTACTTCCGACAGGTTTACACTCTGGAGGAGGAATCGGGACCTGCCCCAGTCTGCTGCTTGGAGATTGAACGAGGGATAGAAGGAAAATTTTTTATTATAGCCACCACTCGAAAGCGACTCTTCCAGTTTGTTGGCAAGGTACCTGAAGGGACAGAGCAGCAAGGCTTTGGCTGCATATTTGCTATGCATGCTGACCATTTGCCCAGCTTCCGGGAGTTTCCAGCCAGCTTTGGCTTCAGTGAAATAGCCTTCTACACCCCAAAACTGCGCTCCAACCCACGTTCTTTTGCCTGGATGATGGGAAATGGTGTCTTGTATGGCACGTTGGACTATAGCCGTCCCGATTCAATTCTGAGTGATGAACGGGTCTGGGTTTATCCTTCTGATATAGACATAACTGTGAACAAGCCAATCTCCATTGTACTTACCCAGTTCCACTTTCTGTTGCTGCTGCCTGATGGGGTGAAGGCTGTATGCACTCTGAATGGGCAAATTGTTTTTCAAGACTTGTTCCTGGAGAAGTTTGGCACATTAACACGCATGATCAAAGATCCCACTGTCCAGCAGATATGGATCCACACTGAGAAAGTAGTGTTCCGCTACCATGTCCAGCGGGAATCTAGAGATGTATGGAAGATGTATATGAACATGAACAAATTTGATTTAGCCAAAGAGTATTGTAAAGACCGTCCAGAGTGCCTAGATATTGTGCTGGCAAAAGAGGCAGAGCACTGCTTCCAAAACAAGAGGTACCTAGACAGTGCTAAATGTTATGCACTGACGCAGAACTACTTTGAGGAAATTGCCCTTAAGTTCATTGAAGCCAGGCAAGAGGAGGCCTTGATGGAGTTCCTAATTAAGAAGCTAAGCAACCTAAAGCCTTCTGAGAAGACACAGACCACTCTGCTGACTACGTGGTTAACAGAGCTGTACCTGAACTGGCTAGGTATATTGGAAGGAGATCCCTCAAAGCGGAATCTCTACTTGGATACACGGGAGAAGTTTCGcaccttcctgggcagccccaaAAACAAAGACTGTCTGTTTAATAACCGTGCATCTATTTATGAGCTGCTGGCAAGCCACGGGGACACAGAACACATGGTATACTTTGCAGTCATCATGCAGGACTATGAGCGAGTAGTAGCTCACCACTGCCAGCATGATGAGTATGATGAAGCCCTAAGTGTGCTGTCCAGGCACAGAGATGAGAAGCTGTTTTACAAGTTCTCCCCAGTCCTCATACAGCATATTCCCAAGAAGGTGGTTGATGCTTGGATTTCTATGGGCTCAAGACTGGATGCCAGGAACCTCATTCCAGCCCTTGTTAACTACAGCCAGAGTGCCAGCACCCAGCAGATCAATGAAGCCATTAGATATATGGAGTTCTGTGTCTATCAGTTGGAGGAAACTCAGCAAGCGATTCACAACTATCTGTTGTCTCTCTACGCTTTGTGTCGGCCAGACTCGCTGCTGTCATATCTGGAGCAAGCAGGAACCAACCCAAACAGGATCCACTATGACCTGAAGTATGCACTGCGCTTGTGTGCAGAACATGGGCACCATCGTGCCTGTGTCCATATATACAAAGTGATGGAATTATATGAGGAGGCTGTGGATCTTGCcttgcag GTGGATGTTGATCTTGCCAAGTCCTGTGCAGATCTCCCTGAGGATGATGAGGAACTCCGGAAGAAGCTCTGGTTGAAGATTGCTCGCCATGTTGTTCAGGAAGAGAAGGATGTCAAGAAGGCAATGGCCTGCCTCTCCAGCTGTGCCCTGCTGAAGATTGAAGATGTCCTGCCCTTCTTTCCAGACTTTGTCACTATCGACCATTTCAAGGAGGCAATCTGTAACTCTCTGGAGGACTACAACAAGCACATTGAGGAGCTGaaaagggagatggaggaagCCACACAGAGTGCCAAGAGAATCCGAGAGGACATTCAGGAAATGAGAAACAAGTATGGCTCTGTGGAACCCCAGGAAAAATGTGCTGCTTGTGACTTTCCCCTTTTAAACCGCCccttttatcttttcctttgtgGCCACATGTTTCACTATGACTGCCTCCTCCAAGCAGTTTTTTCAAACCTTCCTGCCTATAAACAGGCAAAACTTGAAGATCTTCAGAAGAAGCTGGCAGCCACCAGTCAGCCTTCCAAGAGCCATCATCGTCCTAAGGATGCAGATACTGCTAGCTTGGGGAAGGGGCAACAGAGCCGGGAACAGATCAAAGCTGACATTGATGATATTGTGGCAGCGGAATGTGTGTACTGTGGTGAGCTGATGATCCGGTCCATTGACAAACCTTTTATTGATCCCCAAAAGTACGAAGAGGAGATGCAAAGCTGGCTGTAG
- the VPS18 gene encoding vacuolar protein sorting-associated protein 18 homolog isoform X2: MKPKSTRCFWTTQVYTLEEESGPAPVCCLEIERGIEGKFFIIATTRKRLFQFVGKVPEGTEQQGFGCIFAMHADHLPSFREFPASFGFSEIAFYTPKLRSNPRSFAWMMGNGVLYGTLDYSRPDSILSDERVWVYPSDIDITVNKPISIVLTQFHFLLLLPDGVKAVCTLNGQIVFQDLFLEKFGTLTRMIKDPTVQQIWIHTEKVVFRYHVQRESRDVWKMYMNMNKFDLAKEYCKDRPECLDIVLAKEAEHCFQNKRYLDSAKCYALTQNYFEEIALKFIEARQEEALMEFLIKKLSNLKPSEKTQTTLLTTWLTELYLNWLGILEGDPSKRNLYLDTREKFRTFLGSPKNKDCLFNNRASIYELLASHGDTEHMVYFAVIMQDYERVVAHHCQHDEYDEALSVLSRHRDEKLFYKFSPVLIQHIPKKVVDAWISMGSRLDARNLIPALVNYSQSASTQQINEAIRYMEFCVYQLEETQQAIHNYLLSLYALCRPDSLLSYLEQAGTNPNRIHYDLKYALRLCAEHGHHRACVHIYKVMELYEEAVDLALQVDVDLAKSCADLPEDDEELRKKLWLKIARHVVQEEKDVKKAMACLSSCALLKIEDVLPFFPDFVTIDHFKEAICNSLEDYNKHIEELKREMEEATQSAKRIREDIQEMRNKYGSVEPQEKCAACDFPLLNRPFYLFLCGHMFHYDCLLQAVFSNLPAYKQAKLEDLQKKLAATSQPSKSHHRPKDADTASLGKGQQSREQIKADIDDIVAAECVYCGELMIRSIDKPFIDPQKYEEEMQSWL, translated from the exons ATGAAGCCAAAGTCTACAAGATGTTTTTGGACCACACAG GTTTACACTCTGGAGGAGGAATCGGGACCTGCCCCAGTCTGCTGCTTGGAGATTGAACGAGGGATAGAAGGAAAATTTTTTATTATAGCCACCACTCGAAAGCGACTCTTCCAGTTTGTTGGCAAGGTACCTGAAGGGACAGAGCAGCAAGGCTTTGGCTGCATATTTGCTATGCATGCTGACCATTTGCCCAGCTTCCGGGAGTTTCCAGCCAGCTTTGGCTTCAGTGAAATAGCCTTCTACACCCCAAAACTGCGCTCCAACCCACGTTCTTTTGCCTGGATGATGGGAAATGGTGTCTTGTATGGCACGTTGGACTATAGCCGTCCCGATTCAATTCTGAGTGATGAACGGGTCTGGGTTTATCCTTCTGATATAGACATAACTGTGAACAAGCCAATCTCCATTGTACTTACCCAGTTCCACTTTCTGTTGCTGCTGCCTGATGGGGTGAAGGCTGTATGCACTCTGAATGGGCAAATTGTTTTTCAAGACTTGTTCCTGGAGAAGTTTGGCACATTAACACGCATGATCAAAGATCCCACTGTCCAGCAGATATGGATCCACACTGAGAAAGTAGTGTTCCGCTACCATGTCCAGCGGGAATCTAGAGATGTATGGAAGATGTATATGAACATGAACAAATTTGATTTAGCCAAAGAGTATTGTAAAGACCGTCCAGAGTGCCTAGATATTGTGCTGGCAAAAGAGGCAGAGCACTGCTTCCAAAACAAGAGGTACCTAGACAGTGCTAAATGTTATGCACTGACGCAGAACTACTTTGAGGAAATTGCCCTTAAGTTCATTGAAGCCAGGCAAGAGGAGGCCTTGATGGAGTTCCTAATTAAGAAGCTAAGCAACCTAAAGCCTTCTGAGAAGACACAGACCACTCTGCTGACTACGTGGTTAACAGAGCTGTACCTGAACTGGCTAGGTATATTGGAAGGAGATCCCTCAAAGCGGAATCTCTACTTGGATACACGGGAGAAGTTTCGcaccttcctgggcagccccaaAAACAAAGACTGTCTGTTTAATAACCGTGCATCTATTTATGAGCTGCTGGCAAGCCACGGGGACACAGAACACATGGTATACTTTGCAGTCATCATGCAGGACTATGAGCGAGTAGTAGCTCACCACTGCCAGCATGATGAGTATGATGAAGCCCTAAGTGTGCTGTCCAGGCACAGAGATGAGAAGCTGTTTTACAAGTTCTCCCCAGTCCTCATACAGCATATTCCCAAGAAGGTGGTTGATGCTTGGATTTCTATGGGCTCAAGACTGGATGCCAGGAACCTCATTCCAGCCCTTGTTAACTACAGCCAGAGTGCCAGCACCCAGCAGATCAATGAAGCCATTAGATATATGGAGTTCTGTGTCTATCAGTTGGAGGAAACTCAGCAAGCGATTCACAACTATCTGTTGTCTCTCTACGCTTTGTGTCGGCCAGACTCGCTGCTGTCATATCTGGAGCAAGCAGGAACCAACCCAAACAGGATCCACTATGACCTGAAGTATGCACTGCGCTTGTGTGCAGAACATGGGCACCATCGTGCCTGTGTCCATATATACAAAGTGATGGAATTATATGAGGAGGCTGTGGATCTTGCcttgcag GTGGATGTTGATCTTGCCAAGTCCTGTGCAGATCTCCCTGAGGATGATGAGGAACTCCGGAAGAAGCTCTGGTTGAAGATTGCTCGCCATGTTGTTCAGGAAGAGAAGGATGTCAAGAAGGCAATGGCCTGCCTCTCCAGCTGTGCCCTGCTGAAGATTGAAGATGTCCTGCCCTTCTTTCCAGACTTTGTCACTATCGACCATTTCAAGGAGGCAATCTGTAACTCTCTGGAGGACTACAACAAGCACATTGAGGAGCTGaaaagggagatggaggaagCCACACAGAGTGCCAAGAGAATCCGAGAGGACATTCAGGAAATGAGAAACAAGTATGGCTCTGTGGAACCCCAGGAAAAATGTGCTGCTTGTGACTTTCCCCTTTTAAACCGCCccttttatcttttcctttgtgGCCACATGTTTCACTATGACTGCCTCCTCCAAGCAGTTTTTTCAAACCTTCCTGCCTATAAACAGGCAAAACTTGAAGATCTTCAGAAGAAGCTGGCAGCCACCAGTCAGCCTTCCAAGAGCCATCATCGTCCTAAGGATGCAGATACTGCTAGCTTGGGGAAGGGGCAACAGAGCCGGGAACAGATCAAAGCTGACATTGATGATATTGTGGCAGCGGAATGTGTGTACTGTGGTGAGCTGATGATCCGGTCCATTGACAAACCTTTTATTGATCCCCAAAAGTACGAAGAGGAGATGCAAAGCTGGCTGTAG